A part of Streptomyces sp. NBC_00557 genomic DNA contains:
- the mfd gene encoding transcription-repair coupling factor, which yields MSLHGLLDAVVKDPALAEAISAAADGNRMHVDLVGPPAARPFTVAALAREAGRTVLAVTATGREAEDLAAALRSLLPEAGVVEYPSWETLPHERLSPRSDTVGRRLAVLRRLAHPNPHDPGTGPVSVVVAPVRSVLQPQVKGLGDLEPVSLRTGQSADLDDVVEALAAAAYARVELVEKRGEFAVRGGILDVFPPTEEHPLRIEFWGDDVEEIRYFKVADQRSLEVAEHGLWAPPCRELLLTDDVRARARALAEEHPELGELLGKIAEGIAVEGMESLAPVLVDDMELLLDVLPAGAMTVVCDPERVRTRAADLVATSQEFLQASWAATAGGGEAPIDVGAASLWSIADVRDRARELGMMWWSVSPFAADEELDADTLKLGMRAPESYRGDTARALADTKGWLADGWRTVFVTEGHGPAARTVEVLGNEGIAARLDADLGELSPSVVHVSCGSIEYGLVDPALKLAVLTETDLSGQRAATRDGARMPARRRKTIDPLTLETGDYIVHEQHGVGRYIEMVQRTVQGATREYLVVEYAPAKRGQPGDRLYIPTDQLEQITKYVGGEAPTLHRLGGADWTKTKARAKKAVKEIAADLIKLYSARMAAPGHAFGADTPWQRELEDAFPYAETPDQLTTIAEVKEDMEKSVPMDRLICGDVGYGKTEIAVRAAFKAVQDGKQVAVLVPTTLLVQQHFGTFSERYAQFPVNVKALSRFQTDTEAKAVLEGLRDGSVDVVIGTHRLFSSETKFKDLGLVIVDEEQRFGVEHKEQLKKLRANVDVLTMSATPIPRTLEMAVTGIREMSTITTPPEERHPVLTFVGPYEEKQIGAAIRRELLREGQVFYIHNRVESIDRAAARLREIVPEARIATAHGQMSESALEQVVVDFWEKKFDVLVSTTIVESGIDISNANTLIVERGDTFGLSQLHQLRGRVGRGRERGYAYFLYPPEKPLTETAHERLATIAQHTEMGAGMYVAMKDLEIRGAGNLLGGEQSGHIAGVGFDLYVRMVGEAVADYRRQLETGGPSAGGVEEAPLEVKIELPVDAHVPHDYAPGERLRLQAYRSIASANSEEDIKAVREELTDRYGKLPEPVENLLLVAGLRMLARACGVGEIVLQGANIRFAPVELRESQELRVKRLYPGTVIKPAAHQVLVPRPKTAKVGGKPLVGRELLGWVGEFLASVLGS from the coding sequence ATGAGCCTGCACGGTCTGCTCGACGCCGTCGTCAAGGACCCCGCCCTCGCGGAAGCGATCTCGGCGGCCGCGGACGGCAACCGCATGCACGTCGACCTCGTCGGCCCCCCGGCGGCCCGCCCCTTCACGGTCGCCGCCCTGGCCCGCGAGGCCGGCCGTACGGTCCTCGCGGTCACGGCGACCGGCCGCGAGGCCGAGGACCTGGCGGCGGCCCTGCGCTCCCTGCTGCCCGAGGCCGGCGTCGTGGAGTACCCCTCCTGGGAGACCCTCCCGCACGAGCGGCTCAGCCCGCGCAGCGACACCGTCGGCCGCCGCCTCGCCGTCCTGCGCCGCCTGGCCCACCCCAACCCCCACGACCCCGGGACCGGCCCGGTCTCCGTCGTCGTGGCCCCCGTGCGCTCCGTGCTGCAGCCGCAGGTCAAGGGCCTCGGCGACCTGGAACCGGTGTCCCTGAGGACCGGGCAGAGCGCCGACCTGGACGATGTCGTCGAAGCCCTCGCGGCCGCCGCCTACGCGCGCGTGGAGCTCGTGGAGAAGCGGGGCGAGTTCGCCGTGCGCGGCGGCATCCTGGACGTCTTCCCGCCCACCGAGGAACACCCCCTGCGCATCGAGTTCTGGGGCGACGACGTCGAGGAGATCCGCTACTTCAAGGTCGCCGACCAGCGCTCCCTCGAAGTCGCCGAGCACGGCCTGTGGGCGCCGCCGTGCCGCGAGCTGCTGCTCACCGACGACGTCCGGGCACGCGCGCGTGCCCTCGCCGAGGAACACCCCGAGCTGGGCGAGCTGCTCGGCAAGATCGCCGAGGGCATCGCCGTCGAGGGCATGGAGTCCCTCGCCCCCGTCCTGGTCGACGACATGGAGCTGCTCCTCGACGTCCTGCCCGCGGGCGCCATGACGGTGGTCTGCGACCCCGAGCGGGTCCGCACGCGGGCCGCCGACCTCGTCGCGACCAGCCAGGAGTTCCTGCAGGCTTCCTGGGCGGCCACCGCCGGCGGCGGCGAGGCCCCCATCGACGTCGGCGCCGCCTCCCTGTGGTCCATCGCCGACGTCCGCGACCGGGCGCGCGAGCTGGGCATGATGTGGTGGTCCGTCTCCCCGTTCGCCGCCGACGAGGAGCTGGACGCGGACACCCTCAAGCTCGGCATGCGCGCGCCCGAGAGCTACCGGGGCGACACCGCCCGGGCCCTCGCCGACACCAAGGGCTGGCTCGCCGACGGCTGGCGCACCGTGTTCGTCACCGAGGGCCACGGCCCGGCCGCCCGCACCGTCGAGGTGCTCGGCAACGAGGGCATCGCCGCCCGCCTGGACGCCGACCTCGGCGAACTGAGCCCCTCGGTGGTGCACGTCTCCTGCGGCTCGATCGAGTACGGCCTGGTGGACCCGGCCCTGAAACTCGCCGTGCTCACCGAGACCGACCTGTCCGGCCAGCGCGCCGCCACCCGCGACGGCGCCCGCATGCCGGCCCGCCGCCGCAAGACCATCGACCCGCTCACCCTGGAGACGGGCGACTACATCGTCCACGAACAGCACGGCGTCGGCCGCTACATCGAGATGGTGCAGCGCACCGTCCAGGGCGCCACCCGCGAGTACCTGGTCGTCGAGTACGCGCCCGCCAAGCGCGGCCAGCCCGGCGACCGCCTCTACATCCCCACCGACCAGCTGGAGCAGATCACCAAGTACGTCGGCGGCGAGGCCCCCACCCTGCACCGGCTCGGCGGCGCCGACTGGACGAAGACCAAGGCACGCGCGAAGAAGGCCGTCAAGGAGATCGCCGCCGACCTGATCAAGCTCTACAGCGCGCGCATGGCCGCCCCCGGCCACGCCTTCGGCGCCGACACGCCCTGGCAGCGCGAACTGGAGGACGCCTTCCCCTACGCCGAGACCCCCGACCAGCTCACCACCATCGCCGAGGTCAAGGAGGACATGGAGAAGTCGGTCCCCATGGACCGCCTGATCTGCGGCGACGTCGGCTACGGCAAGACCGAGATCGCGGTGCGGGCCGCCTTCAAGGCCGTACAGGACGGCAAGCAGGTCGCCGTCCTCGTGCCGACGACCCTGCTGGTGCAGCAGCACTTCGGGACGTTCTCCGAGCGGTACGCGCAGTTCCCGGTCAACGTGAAGGCGCTCTCCCGCTTCCAGACCGACACCGAGGCCAAGGCCGTCCTCGAGGGCCTCAGAGACGGCTCGGTGGACGTCGTCATCGGCACCCACCGCCTGTTCTCCTCCGAGACGAAGTTCAAGGACCTGGGCCTGGTCATCGTCGACGAGGAGCAGCGCTTCGGCGTCGAGCACAAGGAGCAGCTGAAGAAGCTCCGTGCCAACGTCGACGTGCTCACGATGTCCGCGACGCCGATCCCCCGGACCCTCGAGATGGCCGTGACCGGCATCCGCGAGATGTCGACCATCACCACCCCGCCGGAGGAGCGCCACCCGGTCCTCACCTTCGTCGGGCCGTACGAGGAGAAGCAGATCGGCGCCGCCATCCGCCGCGAACTGCTGCGCGAGGGCCAGGTCTTCTACATCCACAACCGCGTCGAGTCCATCGACCGCGCGGCCGCCCGGCTCCGCGAGATCGTTCCCGAGGCGCGCATCGCCACGGCCCACGGCCAGATGTCGGAGTCCGCGCTGGAGCAGGTCGTCGTCGACTTCTGGGAGAAGAAGTTCGACGTCCTCGTCTCGACCACGATCGTCGAGTCCGGCATCGACATCTCCAACGCCAACACCCTGATCGTGGAGCGCGGCGACACCTTCGGCCTGTCCCAGCTGCACCAGCTGCGCGGCCGCGTCGGCCGGGGCCGCGAGCGCGGATACGCCTACTTCCTGTATCCGCCGGAGAAGCCCCTGACGGAGACCGCGCACGAACGGCTCGCCACCATCGCCCAGCACACCGAGATGGGCGCCGGCATGTACGTGGCGATGAAGGACCTGGAGATCCGCGGCGCCGGCAACCTCCTCGGCGGCGAGCAGTCCGGCCACATCGCGGGCGTCGGCTTCGACCTGTACGTCCGCATGGTCGGCGAGGCCGTCGCCGACTACCGGCGCCAGCTGGAGACAGGGGGGCCTTCGGCGGGAGGTGTGGAGGAGGCACCGCTCGAGGTCAAGATCGAGCTGCCCGTCGACGCGCACGTCCCGCACGACTACGCCCCCGGCGAGCGCCTGCGCCTGCAGGCCTACCGCTCCATCGCCTCCGCCAACTCCGAAGAGGACATCAAGGCCGTCCGCGAGGAACTCACCGACCGCTACGGCAAGCTGCCCGAACCGGTGGAGAACCTGCTGCTGGTGGCCGGCCTCAGGATGCTCGCGCGGGCCTGCGGCGTCGGCGAGATCGTGCTCCAGGGCGCCAACATCCGCTTCGCGCCCGTGGAGCTGCGCGAGTCGCAGGAACTGCGGGTCAAGCGGCTCTACCCGGGCACGGTCATCAAGCCGGCCGCACACCAGGTGCTGGTCCCGCGCCCGAAGACCGCGAAGGTCGGCGGCAAGCCCCTGGTCGGCCGCGAACTGCTGGGCTGGGTCGGCGAGTTCCTCGCCTCGGTCCTGGGGTCGTAG